A window of the Cystobacter fuscus genome harbors these coding sequences:
- a CDS encoding NAD-dependent protein deacylase — protein MDQAIERVITHLSSARSVLFITGAGISAESGVPTYRGIGGLYNDKTTDEGLPIEVALSGSTFRRRPELTWHHLHQIERACRGATFNRAHEILARIEECVERCWVLTQNVDGFHRAAGSKHVIDIHGDIHELRCTRCSFTERVVDYSNLEPCPNCPRCGSLLRPEVVLFEEMLPHTKVMRLQQELATGFDMVFSIGTSSLFPYIDGPVLEAVARKRPTVEINPGRTDLSDVVEVKLQMGAVAACEALWTARGRWMAQRE, from the coding sequence ATGGACCAGGCGATCGAACGCGTCATCACGCATCTGTCCAGCGCCCGCAGTGTGCTGTTCATCACGGGCGCTGGAATCTCGGCGGAGTCGGGAGTCCCCACCTATCGCGGCATCGGAGGGCTCTACAACGACAAGACGACCGACGAGGGGCTGCCCATCGAGGTGGCGCTCTCGGGGAGCACGTTCCGGCGCAGGCCCGAGCTGACGTGGCATCACCTCCACCAGATCGAGCGCGCCTGCCGGGGGGCGACCTTCAACCGCGCCCATGAAATCCTGGCGCGCATCGAGGAGTGCGTCGAGCGCTGCTGGGTGCTCACGCAGAACGTCGACGGCTTCCACCGGGCGGCGGGCTCGAAGCACGTCATCGACATCCACGGTGACATCCACGAGCTGCGCTGCACGCGGTGCTCCTTCACCGAGCGCGTGGTGGATTACTCGAACCTGGAGCCGTGTCCGAACTGCCCTCGGTGTGGCTCGCTGCTGCGCCCCGAGGTCGTGCTCTTCGAGGAGATGCTGCCGCACACGAAGGTGATGCGTCTCCAGCAGGAGCTCGCGACGGGCTTCGACATGGTGTTCTCCATCGGGACCTCGAGTCTGTTCCCCTACATCGACGGGCCCGTGCTCGAGGCGGTGGCGCGCAAGCGTCCGACGGTGGAGATCAACCCGGGGCGCACCGACCTGTCGGACGTGGTCGAGGTGAAGCTGCAGATGGGCGCGGTGGCTGCCTGCGAGGCCTTGTGGACCGCGCGCGGCCGGTGGATGGCTCAGCGCGAGTAG
- a CDS encoding cytochrome P450 yields the protein MQASDYNPMLPAVQADPYPYYATLRENAPVYFNEQLGWYIVSRYEDVIAITKNPAVFSSARAVVRPEQLDAAEKVAPTAVRAFRRGILLSEDPPMHTKTRSVVTRAFTPKRVAEMEPRIRQLARELISQLPRSGEFDLIKDLAEPLPIIVIAEMMGAEPKLRHEFKRWSDNAVATFYALARGAELSGIERTSQEMHDYMSQALEARRQQPREDLMQALLDNGVREGLLSVDEAIAFCRLLLVAGNETTTNLLGNGMHALLSHPDQLERLTREPALIPNAVEEMLRYDSAAQVFFRKVTQDVEVSGTRIPSGANVLLLFGSANRDPRKFQDPDRFDVTRNVAGHVALGHGIHFCLGAPLARLEARVVLEELLTPDRQLSLVPGQHLENVPNFNVRGLKSLRVRTEPAPGTRASA from the coding sequence ATGCAAGCCAGCGACTACAACCCCATGTTGCCCGCGGTGCAGGCCGATCCCTACCCGTATTACGCGACGCTCCGCGAGAACGCCCCCGTCTACTTCAACGAGCAGCTCGGCTGGTACATCGTCAGCCGCTACGAGGACGTCATCGCCATCACCAAGAACCCGGCGGTCTTCTCCTCCGCGCGAGCCGTCGTGCGGCCGGAGCAGCTCGACGCGGCGGAGAAGGTGGCGCCCACCGCCGTTCGCGCTTTCCGCCGGGGCATCCTCCTCAGCGAGGATCCGCCCATGCACACGAAGACCCGGAGCGTGGTGACCCGGGCCTTCACCCCCAAGCGCGTCGCCGAGATGGAGCCGCGCATCCGGCAGCTCGCCCGCGAGCTCATCTCCCAGCTCCCCCGCTCGGGCGAGTTCGATCTCATCAAGGACCTGGCCGAGCCGCTGCCCATCATCGTCATCGCGGAGATGATGGGCGCGGAGCCGAAGCTCCGGCACGAGTTCAAGCGTTGGTCCGACAATGCCGTCGCCACCTTCTACGCGCTGGCCCGTGGCGCGGAGCTGTCCGGCATCGAGCGCACCTCTCAAGAGATGCACGACTACATGTCGCAGGCCCTGGAGGCGCGCCGCCAGCAGCCCCGGGAGGATCTCATGCAGGCGCTGCTGGACAACGGCGTGCGCGAGGGCCTGCTCTCCGTGGACGAGGCGATCGCCTTCTGCCGGCTGCTGCTCGTGGCGGGCAACGAGACCACCACCAACCTGCTCGGCAATGGCATGCACGCGCTGCTGAGCCACCCCGATCAACTGGAGCGACTCACGCGCGAGCCCGCGCTCATCCCCAACGCGGTGGAGGAGATGCTCCGCTACGACTCGGCCGCGCAGGTGTTCTTCCGCAAGGTGACGCAGGACGTGGAGGTGTCTGGCACACGCATCCCCTCGGGGGCCAACGTCCTGTTGCTCTTCGGCTCCGCCAATCGCGACCCGCGCAAGTTCCAGGATCCGGATCGCTTCGACGTGACGCGCAACGTCGCGGGCCATGTCGCCCTCGGCCACGGCATCCACTTCTGCCTCGGAGCGCCCCTGGCGCGGCTGGAGGCCCGGGTGGTGCTGGAGGAACTGCTCACGCCGGATCGCCAGCTCTCGCTCGTGCCGGGCCAGCACCTGGAGAACGTTCCGAACTTCAACGTCCGGGGCCTCAAGTCCCTGCGGGTCCGCACGGAGCCCGCGCCGGGAACTCGCGCGAGCGCTTGA
- a CDS encoding glycine betaine ABC transporter substrate-binding protein, which translates to MNRRQFIQGALGTAGAMWVVGCGSEDRVLTQPTIKLGQIDLSFHAAAAAVVARILTDHGHPVEFNTALHEEMFARMQRKEVDLLSSAWLPGSHGAYLAPFENEVEKLSVLYNPYAFWGVPDYVPEDAVSAVADLLKPDVAARMTKVIQGIGPGAGISRFSVEIMQAYGLGSAGYEFRNGTQQDCEDAFTRAVEEKRWVVVPLWHPQHLHHRYRIRELVEPKGLLRGKDEATLILREEHLSKLEPEALRMLRGMHLGNAEVTYLDYLINVEKKSPAEAADRWFQENPEVVERWRNG; encoded by the coding sequence ATGAATCGACGTCAATTCATCCAAGGCGCGCTGGGCACCGCGGGTGCCATGTGGGTCGTCGGCTGTGGTTCCGAGGATCGCGTCCTCACGCAGCCGACCATCAAGCTCGGACAGATCGATCTCTCGTTCCACGCCGCGGCGGCGGCGGTGGTCGCACGGATCCTGACCGACCATGGCCACCCGGTGGAGTTCAACACCGCGCTGCATGAGGAGATGTTCGCGCGCATGCAGCGCAAGGAAGTCGACCTCCTGTCCTCCGCGTGGCTGCCCGGGAGTCACGGTGCGTATCTCGCTCCCTTCGAGAACGAGGTCGAGAAGCTCTCCGTCCTCTACAACCCCTATGCCTTTTGGGGCGTACCCGATTACGTGCCCGAGGACGCCGTGTCGGCTGTCGCCGACCTCCTCAAGCCAGACGTCGCCGCGCGGATGACGAAGGTGATCCAGGGCATCGGGCCCGGCGCTGGCATCAGCCGCTTCTCCGTGGAGATCATGCAAGCCTACGGACTCGGGAGCGCCGGCTACGAGTTCCGCAACGGGACGCAGCAGGACTGCGAGGACGCGTTCACTCGCGCCGTCGAGGAGAAACGCTGGGTCGTCGTCCCGCTCTGGCACCCGCAGCACCTCCACCACCGCTACCGCATTCGCGAGCTTGTCGAGCCCAAGGGGCTGCTGCGCGGGAAGGACGAGGCGACACTCATCCTGCGCGAGGAACACCTCTCGAAACTCGAGCCGGAGGCGCTGCGCATGCTGCGTGGGATGCATCTCGGCAACGCCGAGGTCACCTACCTCGACTATCTGATCAACGTCGAGAAGAAGTCCCCCGCCGAGGCCGCTGATCGCTGGTTCCAGGAGAACCCGGAGGTCGTCGAGCGATGGCGGAACGGATGA
- a CDS encoding molybdopterin oxidoreductase family protein, whose amino-acid sequence MPQGPANHGGVATHCPYCAFQCGVQLSGAREKVVVAGNEAFPVNKGRLCVKGWTAGSLLSHPERLQTPWIRNARGVLEPANWDEALALVATRLRETQERYGKDAVGLFGSGSLTNEKGYLLGKFARVALGTSNIDYNGRFCMSSAAAASNKAFGLDRGLPFPLEDIPGAEVVLLAGGNMAETMPPFMQYLDAQRANGGQLIVVDPRRSPTAQQGSMHLRLIPGSDTALVNGLLHVLVRDGLVDREYIASRTEGFERVKAMVAGYWPERVERITGVPEAQLVQAAHLLGKARTAMILTGRGPEQQARGVDNTLAYINLALALGKVGRPFSGYGCVTGQGNGQGGREHGQKADQLPGYRKIEDPAARRHLASVWGIREEDIPGPGLSAYELLTSIGQERGIRALLVMGSNMAVSAPNAREIESRLRALDFLVVADFFLSETAALADVVLPAAQWAEEEGTMTNLEGRVLLRRRALEPPPEVRTDIEILCALAERLGKGAHFQFNEPRQVFEELRRASAGGLADYAGVTYERIAASGGLFWPCPSEDHPGTPRLFSERFATPNGRALFHPVQHQPSAETPDSDYPLYLTTGRVLAQYQSGTQTRRVPELEKLAPRAIARMHPAAARRYGLEEGDEVTLSTRRGSARFTVNLTQLIREDTVFVPFHWGGEQAVNRLTNPALDPISRMPEFKICAARVEQPSRKKGQSS is encoded by the coding sequence ATGCCTCAGGGTCCTGCGAACCATGGTGGTGTGGCGACGCATTGCCCGTACTGCGCCTTCCAGTGTGGCGTCCAACTCTCGGGTGCCCGTGAGAAGGTCGTCGTGGCGGGGAACGAGGCGTTTCCCGTCAACAAAGGGCGGTTGTGTGTCAAGGGATGGACGGCGGGCTCCCTGCTCAGCCACCCGGAGCGGCTCCAGACCCCCTGGATACGCAATGCTCGCGGTGTCCTCGAGCCCGCCAACTGGGACGAGGCGCTCGCGCTCGTGGCCACACGGCTCCGCGAGACGCAGGAGCGCTACGGCAAGGACGCGGTGGGCCTCTTCGGAAGCGGCTCGCTCACCAACGAGAAGGGCTACCTGCTCGGCAAGTTCGCCCGGGTAGCGCTCGGCACTTCGAACATCGACTACAACGGCCGCTTCTGCATGTCCTCGGCCGCGGCAGCCTCGAACAAGGCGTTCGGTCTGGACAGGGGGCTGCCCTTCCCGCTCGAGGACATTCCCGGCGCCGAGGTGGTGCTCCTGGCGGGGGGGAACATGGCCGAGACCATGCCCCCCTTCATGCAGTACCTCGATGCACAACGCGCCAATGGCGGTCAGCTCATCGTCGTTGACCCACGCCGCTCACCCACGGCGCAGCAGGGCTCCATGCACCTGCGCCTCATCCCAGGCTCGGACACCGCGCTGGTCAATGGACTGCTGCACGTCCTCGTCCGCGACGGCCTCGTCGACCGCGAGTACATCGCGTCCCGCACCGAGGGCTTCGAACGGGTCAAGGCGATGGTGGCCGGCTACTGGCCCGAGCGGGTCGAGCGCATCACCGGAGTCCCCGAGGCCCAGCTCGTCCAGGCAGCGCACCTGTTGGGCAAGGCCCGCACGGCGATGATCCTGACCGGCCGAGGCCCCGAGCAGCAGGCGCGCGGTGTCGACAATACGCTCGCCTATATCAACCTCGCGCTCGCCCTTGGAAAGGTGGGCCGGCCCTTCAGCGGCTACGGCTGCGTGACAGGGCAGGGAAACGGGCAAGGTGGGCGCGAGCACGGACAGAAGGCGGATCAGCTCCCCGGCTACCGGAAGATCGAGGACCCAGCGGCACGGCGCCACCTCGCGTCTGTCTGGGGCATCCGTGAGGAGGACATCCCCGGTCCCGGGCTGTCGGCGTACGAGCTGCTCACCTCCATCGGCCAGGAGCGCGGCATCCGGGCGCTGCTGGTCATGGGGTCGAACATGGCGGTCTCCGCCCCCAACGCTCGCGAGATCGAGTCCCGCCTGCGCGCGCTCGACTTCCTGGTGGTCGCTGACTTCTTCCTCTCGGAGACTGCCGCGCTCGCGGACGTGGTCCTCCCCGCCGCCCAGTGGGCGGAGGAGGAGGGAACCATGACCAACCTGGAGGGACGCGTCCTCCTGCGGCGTCGCGCGCTCGAGCCGCCACCGGAAGTCCGCACGGACATTGAAATCCTCTGTGCGCTCGCCGAGCGGCTCGGCAAGGGGGCGCATTTCCAATTCAACGAGCCACGCCAGGTCTTCGAGGAGCTGCGCCGCGCCAGCGCCGGCGGCCTGGCGGACTACGCGGGTGTCACCTACGAGCGGATCGCGGCGTCCGGAGGGCTCTTCTGGCCCTGCCCCAGCGAGGACCATCCTGGGACGCCGCGCTTGTTCTCCGAGCGGTTCGCCACTCCGAACGGGCGTGCCCTCTTCCATCCGGTCCAGCACCAACCTTCCGCCGAGACGCCGGACTCGGACTACCCGCTCTACCTGACCACCGGGCGGGTGCTGGCCCAATACCAGTCCGGGACACAGACGCGGCGTGTGCCCGAACTCGAGAAGCTGGCGCCCAGGGCCATCGCCCGGATGCACCCGGCGGCGGCCCGGCGGTATGGGCTCGAGGAGGGGGATGAGGTGACGCTCTCCACGCGGCGCGGCTCGGCGCGCTTCACCGTCAACCTGACCCAGCTCATCCGCGAGGACACCGTCTTCGTCCCGTTCCACTGGGGGGGCGAGCAGGCGGTGAACCGTCTCACCAACCCAGCGCTGGACCCCATCAGCCGGATGCCCGAATTCAAGATATGCGCGGCGCGTGTGGAGCAGCCCTCTCGAAAGAAAGGACAGTCATCGTGA
- the nirB gene encoding nitrite reductase large subunit NirB, with product MKKEKLVVIGNGMAGARLVEELLARGGAAHFDIVMFGDEPYGNYNRILLSGVLAGTHDPRDIFINPLSWYQEKGVTLHAGVRVERIDGRQKLVHGAGGITEHYDKLVIATGSSAFVPPLVGLKNESGQYKEGVFVFRTLDDCTAITQHAAKAKKAVVIGGGLLGLEAARGLLELGLEVHVVHLKGHLMELQLDAKGGAILQRTLEGMGLHVHLKKNSRELLGHERVNGLLFDDGSSLACDLVVISAGIRPNVELAREAGIHVERGIVVGDDLRAPNEQDIYALGECAQHRGRVYGLVAPLWEQAQVLAERLSGRNPQALYTGSQVSTKLKVMGIELAVMGAQEVTGEQDEEVTYMDATQGIYKKLIIRDQRLVGAILLGDTSSAPNLLSAFGRGTQVPESRSELLFPSMGEASTPSVLQLPDTAQVCNCNGVSKQNILEAVSKGHRTLKKLCDATRAGTGCGSCKKDVQALLENAVGDNSVEDPSAHYYVPGVPLAKAELVAEIKARGLRSVSAVFEALADGREDVASKTGLASLLKTLWGKDYEDERDARFINDRVHANIQRDATFSVIPRIFGGVTSPAQLRQIADVAERHNVKMVKITGGQRIDLLGIPKEKLPEVWRELGMPSGHGYAKSFRTCKTCVGSEFCRYGLGDSTALGIAIEKRFQGLESPHKMKLATAGCPRNCSEATTKDVGAVAIGGDRWEIYVGGAAGSRVRKGDILCVVDSHEDVLKLMGRFMQYYREHGKYLERTHDFVERVGIDKLRRLLVEDEEKLAARLDADIQAAVDAFVDPWEEAMRPHHPSQFTHTLPMESEASGSVARPVTAEA from the coding sequence GTGAAGAAAGAGAAACTCGTCGTCATCGGCAACGGAATGGCAGGCGCGCGCCTGGTTGAGGAATTGCTGGCTCGCGGGGGCGCGGCGCACTTCGACATCGTCATGTTCGGCGACGAGCCCTACGGCAATTACAACCGCATCCTGCTCTCTGGAGTCCTCGCCGGCACCCATGACCCGCGGGACATCTTCATCAACCCGCTCTCCTGGTACCAGGAGAAAGGCGTGACGCTGCACGCAGGCGTGCGGGTCGAGCGGATCGATGGCCGCCAGAAGCTCGTCCACGGGGCCGGGGGGATCACCGAGCACTATGACAAGCTCGTCATCGCCACGGGCAGCAGCGCCTTCGTGCCGCCCCTCGTCGGGCTCAAGAACGAGAGCGGCCAGTACAAGGAGGGGGTCTTCGTCTTCCGGACACTGGATGATTGCACCGCCATTACCCAACATGCCGCCAAGGCGAAGAAGGCAGTGGTCATCGGCGGAGGGTTGCTGGGCCTGGAGGCGGCGCGCGGGTTGCTCGAGCTCGGCCTCGAGGTCCATGTCGTTCACCTCAAGGGGCACCTCATGGAGCTCCAGCTCGATGCCAAGGGGGGCGCCATCCTGCAGCGCACGCTGGAGGGCATGGGGCTCCACGTCCACCTGAAGAAGAACTCCCGGGAGCTACTCGGCCACGAGCGCGTCAACGGTCTGCTCTTCGATGACGGGAGTTCGCTGGCTTGCGACCTCGTGGTCATCTCCGCGGGCATCCGCCCCAACGTCGAACTCGCGCGTGAGGCCGGGATCCATGTGGAGCGGGGCATCGTCGTCGGAGACGACCTCCGCGCGCCCAACGAGCAGGACATCTACGCGCTGGGCGAGTGCGCCCAGCACCGCGGGCGCGTCTATGGACTGGTGGCCCCGCTCTGGGAGCAGGCCCAGGTGCTCGCCGAGCGCCTGTCGGGCCGCAATCCCCAAGCGCTCTATACGGGCTCTCAGGTCTCCACCAAGCTGAAGGTGATGGGCATCGAGCTGGCCGTCATGGGCGCCCAAGAGGTGACGGGCGAGCAGGACGAGGAAGTCACCTATATGGATGCCACGCAGGGCATCTACAAGAAGCTCATCATCCGCGACCAACGCCTGGTAGGGGCCATCCTCCTGGGGGACACGTCGAGCGCTCCCAACCTCCTGAGTGCGTTCGGTCGGGGCACGCAGGTGCCCGAGAGCCGCTCGGAGCTGCTGTTCCCCTCCATGGGAGAAGCCTCGACCCCGAGTGTCCTCCAGCTTCCAGACACCGCCCAGGTGTGCAACTGCAACGGAGTCTCCAAGCAGAACATCCTCGAGGCCGTGAGCAAGGGCCACCGCACGCTCAAGAAATTGTGCGATGCGACACGTGCTGGAACGGGCTGCGGCTCCTGCAAGAAGGACGTCCAGGCACTGCTCGAGAATGCCGTGGGCGACAACTCCGTCGAGGATCCCTCCGCCCACTACTATGTCCCCGGCGTGCCCCTCGCCAAGGCGGAGCTCGTGGCGGAAATCAAGGCACGGGGGCTGCGCAGCGTCTCCGCCGTGTTCGAGGCGCTCGCGGACGGACGGGAAGACGTGGCGAGCAAGACCGGGCTGGCATCCCTCCTCAAGACGCTCTGGGGCAAGGACTATGAGGACGAGCGCGATGCCCGCTTCATCAATGACCGGGTGCATGCCAACATCCAGCGGGACGCCACCTTCAGCGTGATTCCCCGCATCTTCGGCGGCGTGACGTCCCCGGCCCAGCTCCGGCAGATCGCCGACGTGGCAGAGCGGCACAATGTCAAGATGGTGAAGATCACCGGGGGACAGCGGATTGATCTGCTGGGCATCCCGAAGGAGAAACTGCCCGAGGTCTGGCGCGAGCTGGGAATGCCCTCCGGGCACGGCTATGCCAAGTCCTTCCGCACCTGCAAGACGTGCGTGGGCAGTGAATTCTGCCGCTATGGCTTGGGGGATAGCACCGCGCTTGGCATTGCCATCGAGAAGCGATTCCAGGGCCTCGAGTCTCCCCACAAGATGAAGCTCGCGACGGCTGGCTGCCCGCGCAACTGCTCCGAGGCGACGACCAAGGACGTGGGGGCGGTTGCCATCGGGGGAGACCGATGGGAAATCTATGTGGGAGGAGCGGCGGGCTCGCGCGTGCGCAAGGGCGACATCCTCTGCGTGGTGGACTCGCACGAGGACGTCCTCAAGCTCATGGGACGGTTCATGCAGTACTACCGGGAGCATGGAAAGTACCTGGAGCGAACCCATGACTTCGTCGAGCGGGTCGGCATCGACAAGCTCCGCCGCCTCCTCGTGGAGGACGAGGAAAAGCTCGCCGCCAGGCTCGATGCGGATATCCAGGCGGCGGTGGACGCATTCGTCGACCCCTGGGAGGAGGCGATGCGCCCGCATCATCCTTCACAGTTCACTCACACCCTGCCGATGGAGTCCGAAGCATCCGGCTCGGTCGCGCGGCCGGTGACGGCGGAGGCATAA
- a CDS encoding Rieske (2Fe-2S) protein: MQYEQAQSMSVVYNLGLATRVPLGEGRTFTVGERTVAVFRTRSGALLATQAECPHQRGPLADGLLGGNVLVCPLHGYKFDIKTGLAVGHACGSLKTYTVELSDREEILLRVEDS; this comes from the coding sequence ATGCAATACGAGCAGGCTCAATCCATGTCGGTCGTGTACAACCTTGGGCTGGCCACCCGGGTCCCCTTGGGAGAGGGAAGGACCTTCACCGTCGGGGAACGCACCGTGGCGGTGTTCCGGACCCGGAGCGGAGCGCTCCTCGCCACGCAGGCGGAGTGCCCGCACCAGCGGGGGCCGCTCGCGGACGGGCTCCTGGGCGGCAACGTATTGGTGTGCCCCCTGCATGGGTACAAGTTCGACATCAAGACGGGACTCGCCGTGGGCCACGCTTGTGGCTCGCTCAAGACCTACACGGTCGAGCTGAGCGACAGAGAGGAGATCCTTCTGCGGGTGGAGGACTCGTGA
- a CDS encoding uroporphyrinogen-III synthase — MNGLEGVRVALLEGRMTGELATLVRRHGGEPYCVPAVREQQSASAEQEVAALLGVLMHEASPVVVLLTGAGVEALSQAAERLGRKPELLERLRRATLVCRGSKPHAALRKEGLEPSIGVKEPYTTEHVIEALDPLDLEDRCVVLLHYGERNLPLLQALAGRRARIQETCLYEWRLPEDLGPLQSLVQEIIERRVGAIAFTSQVQARHLFQVASEMGRAEALRSALRNDTVVAAVGPTCASALEASGVTPHVVPERPKMGAMIVSLARFISDAGASHESKA; from the coding sequence GTGAACGGGCTCGAGGGAGTGCGAGTGGCCCTCCTGGAGGGCCGGATGACGGGCGAGTTGGCCACGCTCGTGCGCCGCCACGGCGGGGAGCCGTACTGCGTGCCCGCCGTGCGCGAGCAGCAGAGCGCGTCCGCGGAGCAGGAGGTCGCGGCGCTGCTCGGCGTGCTCATGCACGAAGCTTCGCCTGTCGTCGTTCTTCTGACGGGTGCCGGCGTGGAAGCACTCTCTCAAGCGGCGGAGCGGCTCGGGCGCAAGCCAGAGTTGTTGGAGCGGCTGCGCCGGGCCACGCTGGTATGTCGGGGTTCCAAGCCCCACGCGGCGCTGAGGAAGGAAGGGCTCGAGCCATCCATTGGAGTCAAGGAGCCCTACACCACCGAGCATGTCATCGAGGCGCTCGACCCTCTGGACCTGGAGGACAGGTGCGTGGTCCTCCTCCATTATGGCGAGCGCAATCTGCCCTTGCTCCAGGCACTCGCGGGCCGGAGGGCTCGCATCCAGGAGACCTGTCTCTATGAATGGAGGCTCCCGGAGGACCTGGGGCCCCTCCAATCCCTGGTCCAGGAAATCATCGAGCGCCGGGTGGGGGCGATTGCCTTCACCAGCCAGGTGCAGGCGCGGCACCTCTTCCAGGTTGCCTCGGAGATGGGGCGCGCCGAGGCGCTGAGGTCCGCGCTGCGGAACGACACCGTGGTGGCTGCCGTTGGCCCGACGTGCGCCAGTGCGTTGGAGGCGTCCGGAGTGACACCCCATGTCGTGCCGGAGCGCCCGAAGATGGGGGCAATGATCGTCAGCCTTGCCCGGTTCATTTCCGACGCGGGAGCTTCCCATGAATCCAAAGCCTGA
- the cobA gene encoding uroporphyrinogen-III C-methyltransferase: MNQGKVYLIGAGPGDPKLLTLRAVEALAESDVILMDQLVSHEVLAHARQGVDVIDCGKRAGHHCMDQKEIQRLLIERARRGQIVARLKGGDPFIFGRGGEEAEALVEAAIAWEVIPGISSGIAAAAYAGIPLLHRSHASSVAFVTGHAGHEHAVGSQGADTLVIFMCGSTILQIARELMEGGRAPSTPLAIILSGTRSNQAIYTGTLMELVRMERIELASPVLAVVGDVTTLAKKLHWFGPPPKPLRLLAAPVTAGS, from the coding sequence ATGAACCAGGGAAAAGTCTACCTCATCGGTGCGGGACCTGGAGATCCGAAGCTCCTCACACTTCGGGCTGTCGAGGCTCTGGCGGAGAGCGATGTCATTTTGATGGATCAGCTCGTGAGCCACGAAGTGCTCGCCCACGCGCGTCAAGGAGTCGATGTCATTGATTGCGGGAAGCGCGCGGGGCATCACTGCATGGACCAGAAGGAGATCCAACGCCTCCTCATCGAGCGGGCGCGGCGGGGACAGATCGTCGCTCGCCTCAAAGGGGGTGATCCCTTCATCTTCGGCCGCGGGGGAGAGGAGGCGGAAGCATTGGTGGAGGCAGCCATTGCGTGGGAGGTCATCCCCGGCATCTCCTCCGGAATCGCCGCTGCCGCGTATGCCGGAATCCCACTGCTGCATCGCTCTCATGCGTCGAGCGTGGCATTCGTGACCGGGCATGCCGGCCACGAGCACGCGGTGGGCTCGCAGGGGGCCGACACGCTCGTCATCTTCATGTGCGGGTCGACCATCCTCCAGATTGCTCGCGAGTTGATGGAGGGGGGGCGCGCCCCCTCCACGCCCCTGGCGATCATCCTATCGGGTACACGGTCGAACCAAGCCATCTACACGGGGACACTGATGGAGTTGGTTCGGATGGAGCGAATCGAGCTGGCCTCCCCCGTGCTCGCGGTGGTGGGGGACGTCACGACGCTCGCGAAAAAGCTCCACTGGTTCGGCCCCCCCCCAAAGCCCCTGCGCCTCCTCGCCGCCCCCGTGACAGCGGGTTCCTGA
- a CDS encoding radical SAM/SPASM domain-containing protein has protein sequence MLRRLDVSRPDHHPAYVVWELTLRCDQPCTHCGSRAGTQRPDELSTEEALDVVRQLREMRAREVVLIGGEAYLHPGFLDIIRALKEAGIRPGLTTGGRGMTEALARQVAEAGLYAASVSIDGLEPTHDLMRAAPGSFASATAALGFLSAAGVRVAVNTNFNRLNQADLEPLYEHLKGLGPRAWQLQITAPLGRAADRPALLLQPWDLLELLPRIAALKQRAFADGITLMPGNNLGYFGPEEGVLRSPGPDASDHWRGCMAGRYVMGIESNGAVKGCPSLQTAHYVGGNLRERPLRDLWDNATPLAFTRTRTVEDLWGFCRTCPFASTCMAGCSFTAHALFGRPGNNPYCHYRARTLAKQGVRERLVPQAPAPGRPFDHGLFDLVVEPLDAPDPRPPTPRMLVKRLKWPEARTPQAGGARTDPTG, from the coding sequence ATGCTGCGCCGACTCGATGTCTCCCGTCCCGACCACCACCCGGCCTACGTGGTCTGGGAGCTGACGCTGCGCTGTGATCAGCCCTGCACCCATTGTGGCTCGCGCGCGGGCACGCAGCGACCCGACGAGCTGTCCACCGAGGAAGCCCTGGACGTGGTGCGTCAACTGCGCGAGATGCGCGCGCGCGAGGTGGTCCTCATCGGCGGCGAGGCCTATCTGCACCCGGGCTTCCTCGACATCATCCGCGCCTTGAAGGAGGCGGGCATCCGTCCTGGGCTGACCACGGGCGGGCGCGGCATGACCGAGGCCCTGGCGCGGCAGGTGGCCGAGGCGGGCCTGTACGCGGCCTCGGTGAGCATCGATGGACTGGAGCCCACGCATGACCTGATGCGGGCCGCCCCGGGCAGCTTCGCCTCGGCCACGGCGGCGCTCGGCTTCCTGAGCGCCGCGGGCGTGCGCGTGGCGGTCAACACCAACTTCAACCGGCTCAACCAGGCGGACCTGGAGCCGCTCTACGAGCACCTCAAGGGCCTGGGCCCTCGCGCCTGGCAGCTTCAAATCACCGCGCCGCTCGGACGCGCGGCCGATCGCCCCGCCCTGCTCCTGCAACCGTGGGACTTGCTCGAGCTGCTGCCGCGCATCGCGGCGCTGAAGCAGCGCGCCTTCGCCGACGGCATCACCCTCATGCCCGGCAACAACCTGGGCTACTTCGGGCCCGAGGAAGGAGTCCTGCGCTCGCCGGGCCCCGACGCCTCGGACCACTGGCGCGGCTGCATGGCGGGCCGGTACGTGATGGGCATCGAGTCCAACGGGGCCGTGAAGGGCTGTCCCTCCCTGCAGACGGCGCACTACGTGGGCGGCAACCTGCGCGAGCGGCCCCTGCGCGACCTCTGGGACAACGCGACTCCGCTCGCCTTCACGCGCACGCGCACCGTGGAGGACCTCTGGGGCTTCTGCCGCACCTGCCCCTTCGCCTCCACGTGCATGGCGGGATGCAGCTTCACCGCGCACGCCCTCTTCGGCAGACCGGGCAACAACCCCTACTGCCACTACCGGGCCCGGACCCTCGCGAAGCAGGGCGTGCGCGAGCGGCTCGTCCCCCAGGCGCCCGCCCCGGGCCGGCCCTTCGACCATGGGCTGTTCGATCTCGTCGTCGAGCCCCTGGATGCGCCGGATCCCCGTCCGCCCACCCCACGCATGTTGGTGAAGCGCTTGAAATGGCCCGAGGCCCGGACCCCCCAGGCGGGGGGCGCTCGAACGGACCCCACCGGGTGA